A region of Propionispora hippei DSM 15287 DNA encodes the following proteins:
- a CDS encoding transposase — protein MLKERAPQQMKFELVCIDQLVPEDHLLRKIDKYIDFSFIYEKTTPYYCQDNGRPPVDPIVLFKMIFIGYLYGIRSERQLEKE, from the coding sequence ATGCTTAAAGAACGAGCACCTCAGCAGATGAAATTCGAATTAGTTTGTATTGATCAATTAGTTCCTGAAGATCACCTGCTTAGAAAGATAGATAAATACATAGATTTTTCGTTTATATACGAGAAGACCACCCCCTACTATTGTCAAGATAATGGACGACCACCCGTAGATCCGATTGTCCTTTTCAAAATGATCTTTATTGGCTATCTTTATGGCATCCGTTCCGAGCGACAGCTCGAAAAAGAA